One region of Jonesiaceae bacterium BS-20 genomic DNA includes:
- a CDS encoding acetyl-CoA C-acetyltransferase translates to MVNSTDATAQSTPGASPSHAVIIGGNRIPFAKAGGKYASASNQDMLAAVLDGLVARFGLQNEQLGEVVGGSVLKHARDFNLVRECVLGSALSPATPAFDLQQACATGLEAFITVSNKIALGQIDSAIACGTDTVSDAPIAVSDGLRAALLKASHAKSLGQRISAFTALRPADFAPATPRTEEPRTGLSMGEHQAITTARWKITREDQDQLAYDSHQNLSAAYDRSFFDDLVTPYRGLTRDQNLRPESTLEKLGQLSPVFGKTLGAVATMTAANSTPLSDGASAVLVASPQWAAERNLPVLARFVDAQTAAVDFVHGHEGLLMAPAHAVPVLLKRNGLTLADFDFYEIHEAFAATVLSTLAAWEDEEYCKTELGLDGAFGSIDRAKLNVAGSSLAAGHPFAATGARIIATAAKLVQEKATDTGKPARALLSVCAAGGLGAVAIIESV, encoded by the coding sequence GTGGTCAATTCCACCGACGCAACCGCCCAAAGCACTCCTGGGGCAAGCCCAAGTCACGCCGTCATCATTGGCGGTAACCGTATTCCATTTGCTAAGGCCGGCGGCAAGTACGCATCGGCTTCCAACCAGGACATGTTGGCCGCGGTGCTCGACGGCTTGGTAGCCCGGTTTGGGTTGCAGAACGAACAGCTGGGCGAGGTAGTGGGAGGTTCCGTACTCAAGCACGCACGGGATTTCAACCTGGTGCGCGAGTGCGTGCTCGGTTCCGCACTGTCCCCCGCTACGCCCGCCTTTGACTTGCAGCAGGCGTGCGCAACCGGTTTGGAAGCGTTCATCACGGTTTCGAACAAGATTGCGTTGGGGCAGATCGACTCCGCCATTGCCTGCGGCACCGACACAGTTTCCGATGCCCCAATTGCGGTCTCCGATGGCCTACGTGCCGCTCTCCTCAAGGCTTCACATGCCAAGTCCCTTGGCCAGCGCATCTCCGCTTTCACCGCGCTGCGGCCGGCAGATTTTGCCCCAGCGACCCCGCGCACCGAGGAGCCCCGCACGGGCCTTTCCATGGGCGAGCACCAAGCAATTACAACCGCGCGCTGGAAGATCACCCGTGAGGATCAGGACCAGCTCGCGTACGACTCCCACCAAAACTTGAGCGCAGCCTACGACCGCAGTTTCTTTGATGACCTCGTCACCCCGTACCGGGGCCTGACTCGGGACCAGAATCTGCGCCCGGAATCCACACTCGAAAAACTTGGGCAACTCAGCCCGGTGTTTGGCAAAACCCTCGGTGCGGTCGCGACCATGACGGCGGCCAATTCCACACCCCTGAGCGATGGGGCATCGGCTGTATTAGTAGCGAGCCCACAGTGGGCGGCGGAACGGAATCTGCCGGTCTTGGCCCGCTTTGTGGACGCCCAAACCGCGGCCGTTGACTTTGTCCACGGGCACGAGGGCCTGCTCATGGCACCGGCCCATGCCGTCCCCGTCCTGCTCAAACGGAACGGGTTAACCCTTGCGGACTTCGATTTCTACGAGATTCATGAGGCTTTTGCCGCCACCGTACTATCCACACTTGCCGCGTGGGAGGACGAGGAATACTGCAAGACCGAGCTTGGCTTGGATGGCGCGTTCGGATCAATCGACCGGGCAAAGTTAAACGTTGCCGGTTCATCGCTCGCGGCCGGGCACCCCTTTGCTGCGACCGGGGCACGCATTATTGCAACCGCCGCAAAACTGGTTCAGGAGAAGGCCACGGATACTGGCAAGCCCGCCCGCGCATTGTTGTCGGTGTGTGCAGCCGGCGGCCTAGGCGCCGTAGCCATCATCGAGTCCGTCTGA
- a CDS encoding TetR/AcrR family transcriptional regulator, with protein MSPITMKTTDDGRSTRWENHRTERRLELARAARKAVHQHGPEISMDEIATYAGTSKSIVYRYFVDKPGLQTAVGEAVVKQIQEEIAAAAQAATSPKDALWSMVEVYLSMIEHSPNVYYFVTHNTTVPFLESLADTVAKPFAQTMAASQIDAAAWGTGAVGFIRSTSEWWLTNIDSPGMPTKEELTDRIARWLWSGIRTANVTNEPTVQS; from the coding sequence GTGAGTCCTATCACGATGAAAACCACAGATGACGGCCGTTCCACCCGGTGGGAAAACCACCGCACCGAACGCCGCCTTGAGCTTGCCCGCGCCGCCCGTAAAGCTGTCCACCAGCATGGACCGGAAATTTCCATGGACGAAATTGCCACCTACGCGGGCACCTCCAAGTCTATTGTCTACCGCTACTTTGTGGATAAACCTGGACTGCAAACCGCTGTGGGTGAGGCGGTTGTCAAGCAAATCCAAGAGGAGATTGCGGCCGCAGCTCAAGCGGCAACCAGCCCCAAAGATGCGCTCTGGTCCATGGTTGAGGTGTATCTATCCATGATTGAGCACTCTCCAAACGTGTACTACTTTGTCACCCACAATACGACCGTGCCATTTCTAGAGTCGCTTGCAGACACCGTGGCCAAGCCGTTCGCTCAAACGATGGCTGCAAGCCAGATTGATGCTGCGGCGTGGGGGACCGGTGCGGTGGGATTCATCCGAAGCACGAGTGAGTGGTGGCTGACCAACATCGATTCCCCGGGCATGCCAACCAAAGAAGAACTGACCGACCGGATTGCCCGTTGGCTCTGGTCTGGTATCCGTACGGCCAATGTAACCAACGAACCAACCGTTCAAAGCTAA
- a CDS encoding acyl-CoA dehydrogenase: protein MSTATQPNADEITVTITPRVDIPYLEETLLGRWADLRRFARDMARDPRIVRDESLPMEAHRERVLEQIKILAAEAQVLRAFPTRLGGKDDAGGGIAGFEELIAADPSLQIKAGVQWGLFCAAIHHLGTEEQQDRLLPDAMHVRVPGAFAMTEIGHGSDVASIATTATFDKETQEFIINTPFRAAWKDFLGNAAKHGTAAVVFAQLITNGINHGVHAFYVPIRETLEDGSAGPCLPGISSEDDGLKGGLNGIDNGRLAFDRVRVPRTNLLARYGYVEEDGTYSSSIASPGRRFFTMLGSLVQGRVSLDGAAGVASKMALTAAVTYGNQRRQFTGASDTEETVLMDYGTHQRRLIPLIAETYAGHFAHDRLLDLFHAVFSEEGMDTPESREDLETMAAALKPTSTWRALNVIQESREACGGAGFMAENRMTGLRADMDVYVTFEGDNTVLLQLVGKRLLTDYARQFKGVDGVGMARFLVERAADTVLYKTPLNRAVQSILDSGSKRRSAGQLQTEETQRELLTDRVETMVEKLAAALRPASKLPQAEAAALFNAHQVELIETAKAHADLLQWEAFTKALAEITDPGTKGVLTWVRDLFGLHTIEKNLAWYLINGRLSAQRAQTVTSYIDRLLVRLRPHAQSLVDAFGFDDKLLRATVSTGIEHERQEEAREYFRKQRESGEAPISEKSIKAKS, encoded by the coding sequence ATGTCTACCGCAACCCAACCCAACGCTGACGAGATCACCGTAACTATTACCCCACGCGTTGATATCCCGTACTTAGAAGAAACCCTTCTTGGTAGGTGGGCGGATCTGCGCAGATTTGCACGTGACATGGCGCGTGATCCTCGCATTGTGCGGGATGAGTCCCTGCCCATGGAAGCTCACCGTGAGCGGGTGCTTGAGCAGATCAAAATACTGGCCGCAGAGGCTCAGGTGCTACGCGCCTTCCCAACCAGGCTTGGGGGGAAGGACGATGCCGGTGGCGGTATTGCTGGATTTGAAGAACTCATAGCGGCAGACCCGTCGCTGCAGATTAAGGCCGGGGTGCAATGGGGGCTGTTCTGTGCGGCCATTCACCACCTAGGAACCGAGGAGCAGCAGGATAGGTTGCTGCCGGATGCCATGCATGTGCGGGTACCCGGAGCCTTTGCGATGACCGAGATTGGGCACGGCTCGGATGTGGCCTCGATTGCGACCACTGCAACGTTTGATAAGGAAACCCAAGAGTTTATTATCAACACTCCCTTTAGGGCGGCGTGGAAAGACTTCTTGGGTAATGCCGCGAAGCATGGCACCGCAGCGGTGGTGTTTGCCCAGCTCATCACCAACGGCATCAACCACGGGGTGCACGCGTTTTACGTGCCGATTAGAGAGACTCTCGAAGATGGTTCCGCGGGGCCCTGCCTTCCCGGCATCAGTAGTGAAGACGACGGGCTTAAGGGCGGGCTCAACGGTATTGATAATGGGCGCCTTGCCTTTGACCGCGTCCGCGTTCCGCGTACCAACCTCTTGGCGCGGTACGGATACGTTGAAGAGGACGGGACTTACTCTTCATCCATAGCCTCACCCGGGCGCAGGTTCTTCACGATGCTTGGCTCGCTTGTCCAAGGGCGCGTATCCCTCGATGGTGCGGCCGGTGTGGCCAGCAAGATGGCGTTGACCGCAGCGGTGACCTACGGCAACCAGCGCCGCCAGTTCACCGGGGCCAGCGACACCGAAGAGACCGTGCTCATGGATTACGGCACCCACCAGCGCAGGCTCATCCCGCTCATTGCGGAAACCTACGCGGGGCACTTTGCCCATGATCGGTTGTTGGACCTCTTCCATGCGGTCTTCTCTGAGGAGGGCATGGATACCCCCGAGTCCCGTGAGGACCTGGAGACCATGGCGGCAGCGCTCAAACCAACGTCGACCTGGCGGGCCCTGAACGTGATTCAAGAGTCCCGTGAGGCCTGCGGCGGCGCGGGGTTCATGGCCGAGAACCGGATGACCGGTCTGCGTGCGGACATGGACGTGTACGTAACCTTCGAGGGGGACAACACGGTTCTACTCCAACTCGTTGGTAAGCGGCTGCTGACGGATTATGCCCGGCAGTTTAAAGGGGTCGACGGCGTGGGTATGGCGCGGTTCCTTGTTGAACGGGCCGCAGACACGGTCTTGTACAAGACACCGTTGAACCGCGCGGTCCAAAGCATCTTGGACTCCGGCTCTAAACGCCGCTCTGCCGGCCAGCTGCAGACCGAAGAGACCCAACGTGAACTGCTGACCGACCGTGTTGAGACCATGGTGGAGAAATTGGCGGCTGCACTACGGCCAGCCAGTAAACTCCCACAAGCCGAGGCTGCCGCCCTGTTTAATGCGCACCAGGTGGAACTCATTGAAACCGCCAAGGCGCACGCCGACCTGTTGCAATGGGAGGCGTTCACCAAGGCGCTCGCAGAGATCACCGACCCTGGAACCAAGGGTGTGCTGACCTGGGTGCGCGACTTGTTTGGGCTGCACACCATTGAAAAGAATCTTGCTTGGTACCTCATCAATGGCAGGCTCAGCGCGCAGCGGGCGCAAACCGTGACGTCTTACATTGACCGACTCCTCGTTCGTCTGCGTCCCCACGCCCAGAGCTTGGTTGACGCTTTTGGGTTCGATGACAAACTCCTGCGAGCAACCGTCTCCACCGGAATCGAACACGAGCGTCAAGAAGAGGCCCGGGAGTACTTCCGCAAACAGCGCGAGAGTGGTGAGGCGCCTATCTCGGAGAAGTCCATCAAGGCCAAGAGTTAG
- a CDS encoding PadR family transcriptional regulator has product MTVPMAILAFLDQGPAHGFALKRRYDEVLANGKELRTGQVYSTLARLERDGLAHGVEVEKGDGPDRQMYAITPQGVTEFEHWLGTPQLPGNRPTELFTKVILALVSGRSPQEILHAQQAVYLSRMRDVTAARKRGDVVDRLAGDYEIAHLEADLKWIELAGVRLGQLENSELQASKGSEQ; this is encoded by the coding sequence ATGACAGTCCCAATGGCAATTCTTGCTTTCCTAGATCAGGGTCCCGCCCATGGCTTCGCGTTGAAGCGGCGCTATGACGAGGTATTGGCCAACGGTAAAGAACTCAGAACGGGTCAGGTGTACTCCACGCTCGCTCGTTTGGAACGTGACGGCCTAGCACACGGAGTTGAAGTAGAAAAAGGTGATGGCCCCGACCGGCAAATGTACGCAATCACCCCTCAAGGAGTAACCGAGTTTGAGCACTGGTTAGGCACCCCACAACTGCCGGGCAACAGGCCAACTGAGTTGTTCACAAAGGTAATCCTTGCGCTCGTTTCAGGGCGCTCCCCTCAAGAGATTCTGCACGCGCAGCAAGCGGTGTACTTATCTCGTATGCGGGACGTAACTGCGGCTCGTAAGAGGGGTGATGTGGTGGACAGGTTAGCCGGCGACTACGAGATCGCTCACCTGGAAGCAGACCTGAAATGGATTGAGCTAGCGGGAGTGCGGCTAGGTCAACTAGAGAACTCGGAACTGCAAGCCAGCAAGGGGTCGGAGCAGTGA
- a CDS encoding ABC transporter ATP-binding protein, whose amino-acid sequence MTAILTGKDLRLDFGATKVLRGVDVDIAPGEIVAVMGASGSGKSTLLHVLAGLLQPHSGVVELNGERIDNQSEKHRSAIRLRELGFVFQTGDLVPELSVVENVELPLRLTGIPARQARSNALEMLEQLGIAEIADRRINEVSGGQAQRAAVARALVHGPSVVLADEPTGALDSVAGELVLESFVEAAQRSGTAVLLVTHDLKVASYAQRDFQLRDGQVMAPVGAHGAYGDSQGTFA is encoded by the coding sequence GTGACCGCGATATTAACCGGAAAAGACCTCCGCCTTGATTTTGGTGCCACCAAGGTTCTGCGTGGAGTAGATGTGGATATTGCTCCCGGTGAAATAGTTGCCGTAATGGGAGCCTCCGGATCAGGGAAGTCAACCCTGCTCCATGTCCTCGCAGGGCTATTGCAGCCACACAGTGGCGTAGTAGAGCTTAACGGTGAGCGTATTGACAACCAGTCTGAGAAACACCGATCAGCAATCCGACTGCGGGAGTTAGGATTTGTCTTCCAAACGGGAGACCTTGTTCCGGAACTATCGGTGGTGGAGAATGTTGAACTTCCACTGCGGCTCACAGGAATACCTGCGCGGCAGGCACGCTCGAACGCCCTTGAGATGCTTGAGCAACTTGGGATTGCCGAAATTGCTGATCGCAGGATCAATGAAGTCTCCGGAGGGCAAGCCCAACGTGCTGCCGTGGCTCGAGCCTTGGTGCACGGGCCAAGTGTCGTGCTGGCCGATGAGCCTACGGGTGCTTTGGACTCGGTTGCCGGTGAGCTGGTGCTGGAGTCCTTTGTGGAGGCGGCCCAACGAAGTGGGACCGCGGTACTGCTGGTAACCCATGATCTTAAAGTTGCATCCTATGCGCAGCGGGACTTCCAACTCAGGGACGGGCAAGTCATGGCGCCGGTTGGGGCTCATGGTGCATATGGGGATAGCCAAGGAACCTTCGCATGA
- a CDS encoding FtsX-like permease family protein, with product MKGTLRQLPALVSLGLRLIRAGGVARWLTIFIGSTLVSTLLLTAYAVPGALQDPDLVIPRSERLKHLQLVILFAIPVLALLFTVLRLSSGTRDRRLASLRLIGLGPAQTKVVAVVEGTALVLLGALLGGGIFALVAKIADAWGWGSQWLRQPLAVSWKSITAVVFLVVVIAVIVAVSSIRVLLKDPRGSRSEAAKANLSWWRILPLFTGIGVLVWLLLQDHQKVFNEYGVLPDWWTLVMFGGWVVVGLSIPLVVPLFSSWIARWLGDQDGWLAGRLAGRRLTVEPASATRSVAGLALATYSSIIVLLFIAMVTQGSGRFVLEQSYLEQGPQPISLKVFNAEQAAEISQADIAALEGVKHVFPRFKVTSEHETRLNASPAYLEDLTEGGLNPVEGALCGSETGSVPCLEVVIGSCADYAQFRVITDCQEGTVQIASNAWQKSEGSYLSPSEVTLTGQRGQITLPLSETEILVDLEATQARFLKGVTEDEHIVIPPAYPGVSEILGPPRSFAITADGGRDVQVSLTQFAEQNGFEVVLPPSQTYEKTMLGRAALLTLIASIIGIGLLTVAVGLLDRTVERRRAVGSLVVIGVPVTTLRASQVVQVLIPMVLSVALAVLTGSLSAQVFSVLLRFEGLGVGDPINFTADIIWVAIPLVIACIGVALATLPGLGARLRPEVLRRD from the coding sequence ATGAAGGGTACTTTGAGGCAGTTACCGGCACTCGTAAGTCTGGGTTTGAGGTTGATCCGTGCGGGTGGCGTGGCCCGCTGGCTCACTATTTTCATTGGGTCCACTTTGGTCAGCACACTGCTCCTAACCGCCTATGCTGTTCCAGGGGCGCTCCAAGATCCAGATTTGGTGATACCGCGTAGCGAGCGCTTGAAGCATCTGCAACTCGTTATTTTGTTTGCCATTCCGGTCCTCGCGTTGCTTTTCACAGTGCTACGACTCTCCTCTGGTACCCGCGACAGACGCCTAGCGAGTTTGCGCTTGATTGGCCTTGGACCGGCTCAGACCAAAGTGGTCGCGGTGGTGGAGGGGACCGCTTTGGTGCTGCTAGGTGCACTGCTTGGCGGTGGCATCTTTGCACTGGTTGCCAAGATTGCCGATGCCTGGGGTTGGGGATCCCAGTGGCTCCGGCAACCACTCGCGGTCAGTTGGAAATCAATTACAGCGGTTGTGTTCCTCGTTGTGGTGATTGCCGTCATCGTTGCTGTGTCCTCAATCCGTGTGCTCTTGAAAGACCCGCGTGGTTCTCGCAGCGAGGCAGCTAAAGCTAACCTCAGTTGGTGGCGGATACTCCCACTCTTTACGGGAATAGGGGTATTGGTTTGGTTGCTCCTACAAGACCATCAAAAGGTGTTCAATGAGTATGGGGTGCTACCAGATTGGTGGACTCTGGTCATGTTTGGCGGCTGGGTCGTGGTAGGCCTATCGATTCCCCTGGTTGTTCCCCTGTTTTCAAGTTGGATCGCGCGATGGCTAGGTGACCAAGATGGGTGGTTGGCAGGAAGGCTAGCAGGCCGGCGTCTAACGGTTGAACCCGCAAGTGCGACAAGGTCAGTCGCTGGCCTAGCGCTAGCAACCTACTCCTCAATTATCGTCCTGTTGTTCATTGCCATGGTTACTCAAGGATCCGGGAGATTTGTTCTTGAACAGTCATATCTAGAACAGGGACCACAACCCATCTCACTCAAAGTTTTCAATGCAGAGCAGGCGGCTGAGATTAGCCAAGCAGACATAGCGGCTCTTGAAGGCGTGAAACATGTGTTCCCGAGGTTCAAGGTCACGAGTGAACACGAGACAAGGCTCAATGCCAGTCCTGCCTATCTGGAAGACTTGACCGAAGGTGGATTGAACCCGGTTGAAGGTGCGCTCTGCGGAAGCGAAACAGGTAGTGTTCCATGTTTAGAAGTAGTCATTGGCTCGTGTGCGGATTACGCCCAATTTAGGGTGATCACCGACTGCCAAGAGGGAACCGTACAAATCGCCTCGAACGCTTGGCAGAAGAGCGAAGGTAGTTACCTGAGTCCCAGTGAAGTAACACTCACGGGCCAGCGCGGACAGATCACGCTTCCACTATCAGAAACTGAAATCTTGGTCGACCTTGAAGCTACTCAAGCAAGATTTTTGAAGGGTGTGACTGAGGATGAGCACATAGTTATCCCACCAGCCTATCCGGGGGTGAGCGAGATACTTGGCCCACCTCGGTCGTTTGCAATTACGGCGGATGGAGGCCGGGATGTACAAGTGAGCTTGACGCAGTTTGCGGAACAAAACGGGTTTGAAGTAGTTCTGCCACCGAGCCAGACGTACGAGAAGACAATGCTTGGACGGGCGGCTCTGCTGACTCTCATCGCATCAATAATTGGGATTGGTCTGCTCACCGTTGCCGTTGGATTACTAGACAGAACCGTTGAAAGGCGCCGTGCAGTTGGCAGCCTCGTGGTGATTGGGGTGCCGGTGACAACGTTGCGGGCCAGTCAAGTGGTCCAGGTTCTCATCCCAATGGTGTTGTCTGTCGCGCTCGCAGTCCTAACCGGTTCGCTCTCTGCGCAAGTATTTTCTGTGTTGCTTAGGTTTGAGGGACTTGGAGTTGGGGATCCCATTAACTTCACCGCAGACATCATATGGGTTGCGATCCCGTTAGTGATTGCCTGCATTGGAGTAGCGCTCGCAACTTTGCCGGGTCTTGGTGCACGTCTTCGACCGGAAGTCCTACGCAGAGATTAA
- a CDS encoding NUDIX domain-containing protein gives MSTPEFILTLREKIGQEPLWLMGVTAVVLKDQQVLLVQRADNEIWSPVTGIIDPGEEPADAAAREVLEEADIVAVPEQLVKVQATAPMVHANGDQAQYLDFVFRFRWVSGIPYPADGENLLAQWFDLDDLPQMPDHLRARIDAALQDSPTTEFFFQGESLEHKA, from the coding sequence ATGTCAACACCGGAGTTCATCCTCACCTTGCGCGAGAAAATAGGCCAGGAACCACTTTGGCTCATGGGAGTTACCGCCGTCGTGCTAAAGGATCAGCAAGTCCTGTTGGTGCAGCGCGCTGACAACGAAATCTGGTCTCCCGTAACCGGCATTATTGATCCGGGCGAAGAGCCCGCCGACGCCGCAGCACGCGAGGTCCTTGAAGAAGCGGACATTGTCGCGGTTCCAGAACAGTTGGTAAAGGTCCAAGCAACCGCACCGATGGTGCATGCCAACGGAGACCAGGCCCAGTACCTGGACTTCGTGTTCCGGTTCCGCTGGGTCAGTGGCATCCCCTACCCGGCCGATGGAGAGAATCTGCTCGCCCAGTGGTTTGACCTTGATGACTTACCCCAAATGCCAGATCACCTACGAGCCCGGATTGATGCGGCGCTCCAGGACTCACCTACCACCGAATTCTTCTTCCAAGGTGAATCGCTCGAGCACAAAGCGTGA
- a CDS encoding SIR2 family protein, which yields MSAPDLTSEIMDRFRSAGVESHSTILLGAGASVTSGLPNWDTFAIRLLLQSGSTVDSQTSQLLLNHQDPTIVVEAAKVAFGDRWEKALRKALYQEVPTLEPSPLHLAALNHYLMGDGPDTTLVTLNFDTLIEQAYQEETNQELLSHSDGSATDENEAVHHLHGVISPTSSHDVVLTLTDFYSLMTEKDTWQLRLLQQAVSRGALLIAGTSYRDPDLRQWLHIALREKPAHHTALVMLARESFLLSRREFDQVQQALRDQWVAIGLEPILLQDHADAAQIIRELRYLHRTDYLSPQERTMSIWEAHTNSFDRLQREYSDQLRLDASLLKGVLMADRLNLSLWLSNAQSGLVRWASQDRIYRDVSQLREIETGHDSSWIAGEALGAEEILFKDLGDGHHGQWQSVLALPILASHPIFPVHVTAVLTVGLPKVRTEFESLQLLWDQAARQVADAWGTRLSSVAFGDLKT from the coding sequence ATGAGCGCACCTGATCTGACCTCGGAAATTATGGATAGGTTTCGAAGTGCTGGTGTTGAATCACATAGTACGATCTTGCTGGGAGCCGGTGCCTCGGTCACTTCAGGGCTGCCAAACTGGGATACTTTTGCAATTCGTTTGCTCCTGCAAAGTGGTTCAACCGTAGATTCTCAGACTTCCCAACTACTTTTGAATCATCAGGATCCCACGATAGTTGTTGAAGCAGCCAAAGTAGCGTTTGGGGACAGATGGGAAAAGGCACTACGTAAAGCGCTGTACCAGGAAGTACCCACACTTGAACCGTCACCGTTACACCTAGCTGCCTTGAATCACTACCTCATGGGTGACGGACCGGACACCACTCTAGTGACCCTTAACTTTGACACTCTGATTGAGCAGGCATACCAAGAAGAGACTAACCAAGAATTGCTGTCCCACTCTGATGGTTCAGCGACTGACGAGAACGAAGCAGTTCATCACTTGCATGGAGTGATTTCACCAACCTCTAGCCACGACGTAGTGCTTACTCTGACTGATTTCTACAGTCTCATGACGGAAAAGGACACCTGGCAGTTACGTTTACTGCAACAGGCTGTGAGTCGCGGAGCGCTCTTGATTGCTGGAACTTCCTATCGAGACCCAGACTTGCGGCAGTGGCTCCATATCGCGCTGCGGGAGAAGCCAGCGCATCATACGGCATTAGTCATGCTCGCCAGAGAGTCGTTCTTACTCTCGAGGAGAGAGTTTGACCAAGTGCAGCAGGCACTCCGAGATCAATGGGTAGCAATTGGTCTTGAACCGATTCTCTTGCAAGACCACGCGGATGCTGCCCAGATCATCAGGGAACTGCGCTATCTTCACCGAACAGATTATCTATCGCCGCAAGAGAGAACTATGAGTATTTGGGAGGCTCATACGAACTCCTTTGATCGATTGCAGCGTGAGTATTCAGACCAACTTCGGCTAGATGCTTCATTGCTAAAAGGTGTGCTTATGGCAGACAGGTTAAATCTTTCCTTGTGGCTGTCAAATGCCCAGAGCGGTTTGGTGCGGTGGGCCTCGCAGGACCGAATTTATCGTGATGTTTCACAGTTGCGTGAGATCGAAACAGGGCATGATAGCTCTTGGATTGCGGGTGAGGCATTGGGTGCAGAAGAGATACTTTTCAAAGACTTGGGTGATGGACACCACGGACAGTGGCAGTCAGTACTAGCTCTCCCAATTCTTGCCTCACATCCAATATTTCCAGTGCATGTGACGGCGGTCCTCACCGTAGGGTTGCCAAAAGTACGAACTGAGTTTGAATCTCTGCAACTGCTTTGGGATCAGGCTGCGAGGCAGGTAGCTGATGCTTGGGGTACACGATTGTCCTCTGTCGCTTTTGGTGATTTGAAGACCTAG
- a CDS encoding DUF2599 domain-containing protein, which translates to MPPSPADSTTPSDLSTAPSPSPSGPVDPSPETPGADGLDNVVAQTTIDLSSDTPVLVSPDPESTTPVNFSGDLQRGGQFTVSLQPGQTFALSLRATEPTAAEPQIDSSVAILISDSFAFGIGAPNLVDSEGLERPGSATSDLVWSVSPTNAQGVDSESANSGLTYAVALTPDAEPATVTLDVGFATAISTRWITREGEESLQIVPSTWGRTGGLTVQKYGWPSVLAMVGDSAAKATSDSMEHQFQCHVIGASNKQTWNLEPWRPDVGLLKFMAARCNP; encoded by the coding sequence ATGCCCCCTTCACCTGCTGATTCAACCACCCCCTCGGACCTATCGACGGCACCGTCACCGAGCCCTTCCGGCCCGGTTGACCCGTCCCCAGAGACTCCGGGCGCGGATGGTCTGGATAACGTGGTCGCTCAAACCACGATCGATCTGTCTTCAGACACCCCCGTTCTAGTCAGCCCAGATCCGGAAAGCACTACTCCGGTGAATTTCAGCGGCGATCTGCAAAGGGGTGGTCAGTTCACTGTTTCGTTGCAACCCGGGCAGACCTTTGCGCTGTCTCTAAGAGCTACAGAACCTACCGCCGCAGAACCACAAATCGATAGTTCGGTAGCCATCTTGATTTCGGATTCCTTCGCATTTGGTATTGGGGCACCCAACTTAGTCGACTCCGAAGGTTTGGAACGCCCTGGCTCAGCAACCTCCGACCTGGTGTGGTCGGTCTCCCCTACCAACGCTCAAGGGGTCGATTCAGAGTCCGCCAACTCAGGGCTCACTTATGCGGTGGCGCTCACCCCTGACGCGGAACCAGCCACGGTTACCCTCGATGTTGGCTTCGCTACCGCTATTTCTACCCGGTGGATCACCCGCGAGGGCGAGGAGTCACTCCAAATCGTTCCCAGCACCTGGGGGCGCACCGGCGGGTTAACCGTTCAGAAGTATGGCTGGCCCAGTGTGCTTGCCATGGTTGGCGATTCTGCAGCCAAAGCCACTTCCGATTCGATGGAGCATCAGTTCCAGTGCCATGTCATTGGTGCTTCCAACAAACAGACATGGAATTTGGAGCCATGGCGCCCGGACGTTGGCCTGCTGAAATTCATGGCCGCCCGTTGCAACCCCTAA